A section of the Pedobacter sp. HDW13 genome encodes:
- a CDS encoding zinc-binding alcohol dehydrogenase family protein: MKALVCSEPGHFYYTNKEKPELKKGWSILKIKRIGICGTDLHAYEGTQPFFSYPRILGHELSGELIETDGAPGFEIGENVTFIPYFNCGRCIACRNNKPNCCTRMKVCGVHIDGGMAEYLLVPSSSLLHGEGLSYDELALVEPLAIGAHGVRRANISHGEFVLVIGAGPIGLGTIAFARIAGARVIVLDINNDRLRFCRTEFKIEHTINALSDDVTEVLMKITNGNMPTVVIDATGNQKAINGAFQYMAHGARFVMIGLQKGDISFAHPEFHKREATLMSSRNATRTDFEQVIESMKNGLVNPKTYITHRTKFSEVEHEFESWLDPKNGVIKVMIEMD; the protein is encoded by the coding sequence ATGAAAGCTTTAGTTTGTTCAGAACCAGGCCATTTTTATTACACCAACAAAGAAAAACCAGAATTAAAAAAAGGATGGTCCATCCTTAAAATAAAAAGGATAGGTATTTGCGGCACAGATCTGCACGCTTATGAGGGTACACAACCATTTTTTAGCTATCCCCGCATTCTTGGTCACGAACTTTCCGGCGAGTTAATCGAAACAGACGGGGCACCTGGTTTTGAAATTGGAGAAAACGTAACATTTATCCCCTATTTTAATTGTGGCAGGTGCATTGCATGCCGGAACAATAAGCCGAACTGCTGTACCCGTATGAAAGTTTGCGGAGTTCACATTGACGGTGGTATGGCCGAATACCTGCTTGTACCATCTTCTTCCCTATTACATGGCGAAGGCCTCAGTTATGATGAACTGGCCCTGGTAGAACCTTTGGCCATTGGTGCGCACGGGGTGCGAAGGGCTAACATTAGCCATGGCGAATTTGTACTGGTAATTGGCGCAGGCCCTATCGGATTGGGAACCATAGCTTTTGCGCGTATTGCCGGAGCCAGGGTAATTGTACTGGATATTAACAACGACCGTTTACGGTTTTGCAGAACGGAGTTTAAAATTGAGCATACCATCAATGCCCTCAGTGATGATGTAACCGAAGTCTTAATGAAAATTACAAATGGTAATATGCCTACTGTGGTAATTGATGCAACAGGAAATCAGAAAGCCATTAACGGCGCCTTTCAGTACATGGCTCATGGCGCCCGCTTTGTGATGATTGGTTTGCAAAAAGGCGATATCTCTTTTGCTCACCCTGAATTTCATAAGCGCGAAGCCACTTTAATGAGCAGCCGCAATGCTACCCGCACAGATTTTGAACAGGTAATTGAGTCCATGAAAAACGGCCTGGTAAATCCGAAGACATACATCACCCACCGCACAAAATTCAGTGAGGTGGAGCATGAATTTGAAAGCTGGCTTGACCCTAAAAATGGAGTAATTAAAGTGATGATTGAAATGGATTGA
- a CDS encoding aldo/keto reductase, producing the protein MTSDFPKVIFGTSALGNLYTALTIEQKREIVYQIFKHAPRPLIFDSAGKYGAGLALESLAECLESLHIDPADVVISNKLGWYRTPLLTQEPTFEPGVWRDLKHDAIQKISYQGIIDCFEQGNALLGKYKPKMVSVHDCDEYLATAQSPENEQELYNDIIEAYRALQDLKKEHNILIGVGAKSWQAIKKVAEHVNLDWVMFANSMTIKSHPPELIKFMEQLNQKGVKIINSAVFHAGFLTGGDYYDYRLVKDSAEDLKLIKWRTDFFALCGQFKVRPASACIQFALAAPGVTSIALSTSNAARIKENISMAEEKMPAKFWQAIKDQALIADHVKFI; encoded by the coding sequence ATGACATCCGATTTTCCAAAGGTAATTTTTGGTACCAGTGCCCTGGGCAACCTGTATACCGCACTTACCATCGAACAAAAAAGAGAAATTGTATACCAAATTTTCAAACATGCCCCGCGGCCGCTCATTTTTGATTCGGCCGGAAAATATGGAGCAGGGCTCGCACTCGAATCGCTGGCCGAATGTTTGGAAAGTTTGCACATAGACCCTGCAGATGTAGTAATTAGCAATAAACTGGGCTGGTACAGAACACCATTGCTAACCCAGGAGCCAACTTTCGAGCCAGGAGTATGGCGCGATTTGAAACACGATGCCATACAAAAAATCAGTTATCAGGGAATTATCGATTGTTTTGAGCAAGGCAACGCGCTATTGGGAAAATACAAACCCAAAATGGTTTCAGTGCATGATTGCGATGAATACCTGGCTACTGCACAATCACCAGAAAATGAGCAAGAACTTTATAACGATATCATAGAAGCTTACCGCGCTTTACAAGACCTGAAAAAAGAGCATAATATTTTAATTGGTGTGGGGGCAAAAAGCTGGCAGGCAATTAAAAAAGTAGCTGAACATGTAAACCTGGATTGGGTAATGTTTGCCAATAGCATGACCATTAAAAGTCATCCGCCTGAGCTCATTAAATTTATGGAACAACTGAACCAAAAAGGGGTTAAAATCATCAATTCAGCTGTATTCCATGCCGGTTTTCTTACAGGTGGAGACTACTACGATTATAGACTGGTAAAAGATTCGGCAGAAGATTTGAAACTCATTAAATGGCGTACCGATTTCTTTGCGCTCTGTGGGCAGTTTAAAGTAAGGCCGGCATCAGCCTGTATACAGTTTGCCCTGGCAGCTCCCGGTGTTACCAGCATTGCATTAAGCACCTCGAATGCAGCCCGGATAAAAGAAAATATCAGTATGGCCGAAGAAAAAATGCCAGCTAAGTTTTGGCAGGCTATAAAAGATCAGGCATTAATTGCTGATCATGTAAAATTTATTTAA
- the fucP gene encoding L-fucose:H+ symporter permease, whose product MIQTNKQQFAFVLITSLFFLWGFALNLNPILIPHLKKACQLTDSQSALIDSASYIAYFLLAIPAGKFMQKYGYKGGIIVGLLLFAAGAFLFYPAAVSRQYGFFLFAIFVIASGLTFLETAANPYITILGNPATATQRLNFAQSFNGLAAFMAPLLGGIFILSGKTLSKAQEKTMSLPELNDYLDREASSVRLPFILIGIVVSLIVILLWKTRLPDVKEQDNELIKEGSILKEKNLLIGVMAQFFYVGAQVCVSSFFIRFSERVAGIEEKSAAYFLSGALLGFMIGRFVGTALMRFVRPAKLLALYSVFNILLLSTAALTTGKTAVYALIGVEFFMSIMFPTIFSLAILGLGGKTKQGSSLLIMSIVGGAIFPVIMGAVSDASNIQTAYLVPASCFTVIFYFAIKNLNAGKITLSTSH is encoded by the coding sequence ATGATTCAAACCAACAAACAACAATTTGCTTTCGTGCTAATCACTTCATTATTCTTTTTATGGGGCTTCGCATTAAATCTTAATCCAATACTTATACCGCACTTAAAAAAAGCCTGCCAGTTAACCGATAGCCAATCGGCACTCATCGATTCAGCATCATACATTGCCTATTTTTTACTTGCCATCCCGGCCGGCAAGTTTATGCAGAAGTATGGCTACAAAGGTGGAATCATTGTCGGACTCCTGCTATTCGCAGCCGGCGCCTTTTTATTTTATCCGGCGGCAGTTAGCCGCCAGTACGGCTTCTTTTTGTTTGCCATTTTTGTAATAGCCAGCGGACTTACTTTTCTTGAAACCGCGGCCAATCCCTATATTACAATTCTGGGTAACCCTGCCACCGCAACACAAAGGCTCAACTTTGCGCAATCGTTTAACGGGCTTGCTGCTTTCATGGCTCCGCTACTGGGCGGCATATTCATCCTTTCGGGAAAAACATTAAGCAAAGCCCAGGAAAAGACCATGAGCTTACCGGAGTTAAACGATTACCTCGACCGCGAAGCATCATCTGTTCGACTACCCTTTATTTTAATCGGAATAGTGGTATCGCTGATCGTAATCCTATTGTGGAAAACCAGGCTCCCTGATGTAAAAGAACAGGATAATGAATTAATTAAAGAAGGCAGCATATTAAAGGAGAAAAATCTGCTTATCGGTGTGATGGCGCAGTTTTTTTATGTAGGTGCGCAGGTATGCGTAAGTAGTTTTTTTATCCGCTTCTCTGAGCGTGTGGCTGGTATAGAAGAAAAATCGGCAGCTTACTTCCTCTCAGGCGCATTGCTGGGATTTATGATTGGCAGATTTGTAGGCACTGCATTAATGCGTTTTGTAAGGCCGGCAAAATTACTGGCACTTTACAGCGTATTCAATATACTGTTACTTAGTACCGCAGCCCTTACAACAGGTAAAACAGCTGTTTACGCCCTTATTGGCGTAGAATTTTTTATGTCGATCATGTTTCCAACTATATTTTCTCTGGCCATACTCGGTTTGGGCGGTAAAACCAAGCAGGGCTCTTCGTTATTGATCATGTCGATTGTTGGCGGCGCAATTTTCCCGGTGATAATGGGCGCCGTTTCTGATGCAAGCAATATTCAAACAGCTTACTTAGTTCCGGCAAGCTGTTTCACTGTGATTTTCTATTTCGCCATTAAAAATCTGAATGCTGGTAAAATTACACTAAGCACTTCACATTAA
- a CDS encoding Ig-like domain-containing protein: MQKRLLTFLAMLLLCAIANAQNPVTITAAASKRPSQSGSEISKAYDGNLTTMYHSNWSLNAMPDTVDFYFTGVKSINKVDYTPRQSGPNGIWTTVDVYYAPVDAPSVFVNKLSNISWAQTNAVKTIDMTASPIAKPYIVRFVIRAAGGNFSSCAEINFSSAETGTFVQPIDCDNPIAEDFTTYTDVKLGISSASVSPAANGGEDITRTYDNNTATLYHSNYAGGGFPMSLTYNFTTNPTIDYINYIPRQDGGVNGIFGTGEIWYKTTTQTTLTKLMNFDTGFSSAAYQISFPAALTNVTQIVVKVLTGKNNFASCAEMQFFQKNTAGNLYTNIFADDLHTTLKPGVNQTDIDAIASPFFKSLAQCIFNNSYNRKYRVQSYDFYPNPGTVEGILKTNGLNRVENPTGIAFKANTKAIVFVGDTYGVNPQLIVKDFGLDYSATTDSYPLKKGVNIVNVLHDGLAYIGYFSDNPNLQPIQINITTGQVNGYYNPLTDTNDQWTQMLLNGVYSKLDIKGTYVNLNLNKNILLGNSASSGKALVVAYDTIVHNEYTLNGLTKYNRVPKNHMFFRSITGDGNPNASGDGVNYPIGVGGNGANLASPTGVFKDPWGIAHEFGHNNQVRPGAKWIGMTEVTNNVNSAWIQYLYSTNYLNTTRLEKGNDVPKAGAASLYGGRYGSLFDNCLVQKKHMEAQGDVFLRLVPLWQLEVYYQLAGAGKNLPTMQQRLSGTPAPVGQPDVAFWYGDVLEKMRTTSQTGLSEGQLLLNFVSATCDAVHEDLTDFFVKSGYLLPIDLDIDDYSVKRLTITQAQIDALIAAVQAKGYPKPVSPVLNYISANTINTFKNRTPLATTAATTVGVTVNANTLKIDNTKWANAVAFETYNQKVLTDVAIYGAGEATTANATTTVQYGTGSTSVYAIGYDGSRKLVYPAVDVANLLPTVSITSPVNDAVVTVGTNVAINANAADTDGTISKVEFYQGSTLLGQSTTAPYSFTWNNPAAGNYNLTAKATDNNGGTKVSDTVKVIINTLPTVAISSPANNGVFSAGTNVTIDANATDTDGTISKVEFYQGSTLLGQSTTAPYSFNWNNPTAGNYNLTAKATDNNGGTIVSDTVKVTINTLPTVAISSPANNGVFTAGTNVTIDANAADTDGTISKVEFYQGNTLLGQSTTASYSFIWNNPAAGNYNLTAKATDNNGGTIVSDTVKVIINTLPTIAISSPAGNAAFTAGTGVTIDANVADADGTISKVEFYEGSTLLGQSTTAPYSFTWNNPTPRYYNITAKATDNNGGTAVADSVRIKINAVPVVAITSPVRNSTFTGANLIIKANATDPDGTITKVEFYEGSTLLGQSTTAPYNFIWNNPAPRYYNITAKATDNNGATAVADTIRIKVNAVPTVAISSPASNAVITAGSNLIINADATDSDGTISKVEFYQGSTLLGKSITAPYSFSWNNPVAGSYNLTAKATDNNGGATVSGIVMVTINTLPTVAISSPANNTVFTAGSNLTINANATDTDGTISKVEFYEGANLLGQSTTAPYSFSWNNPASGNYNLTAKVTDNNGGTTVSGIVMVTINTLPTVAISSPANNAVFTAGSNLTINANATDTDGTISKVEFYEGANLLGQSTTAPYSFSWNNPASGNYNLTAKVTDNNGGTTVSDIVMVTINTLPTVTISSPANNAVFNAGTNVAIGANAADTDGTIAKVEFYQGSTLLGQSTIAPYSFVWNNPPVGTYALTAKATDNNGGTTLSVVVNVTVSAAPTVSITGPLNNTSFAANSNITVNASTTGTIVKVEFYQGSVLLGQSTTAPYAVVWNNVSPGMYTLTAKATDNLGRVATSSTVNVKVNVAQALAVNPVADAFVRDGIFANANSGNSKNLDVSSDNWSFLRESYLRFDYSTFAGTAVNSAKIRVYASRVDANASRIVSVFGLSNTTWGENNITWNNKPTESGTSLGSYTVNNTARAWYELDVTAYINSQLALGKKIVSIKLVNQGAKGSGNLVTFNSREAASNKPELLLNKEASAASMGEFSLSDEISNTIGSLLGLKITAWPNPSTTGFKVQVESPSNEALQYRVYNIAQQLVKEAKIAATDQLTFGSELPAGVYLVEVRQGTERKVVKVIKL; the protein is encoded by the coding sequence ATGCAAAAACGATTACTCACTTTTCTCGCGATGTTATTGCTCTGTGCAATTGCAAATGCCCAAAACCCGGTCACCATTACTGCCGCCGCTTCAAAACGGCCATCGCAAAGTGGTAGCGAAATTTCGAAAGCCTATGATGGCAATCTGACCACCATGTACCACTCTAACTGGTCGTTAAATGCGATGCCAGATACGGTTGATTTTTATTTTACCGGTGTAAAAAGTATTAACAAAGTAGATTATACACCACGGCAGTCCGGGCCAAATGGTATCTGGACCACAGTAGATGTTTATTATGCTCCGGTAGATGCGCCTTCAGTTTTTGTAAACAAGCTGAGTAATATCAGTTGGGCTCAAACCAATGCAGTAAAAACAATCGACATGACGGCCAGCCCCATTGCAAAACCCTACATTGTACGCTTTGTGATCAGGGCAGCAGGAGGCAATTTTTCGAGTTGTGCTGAAATCAATTTTAGCTCAGCCGAAACGGGGACATTTGTTCAACCGATAGATTGTGACAATCCAATAGCAGAAGATTTTACAACTTATACCGATGTTAAACTAGGTATTTCAAGTGCCAGTGTAAGCCCTGCGGCAAATGGCGGGGAGGATATTACACGTACTTACGACAACAACACGGCTACATTATATCATTCTAACTATGCCGGTGGCGGATTTCCGATGAGTTTAACCTATAATTTTACCACCAATCCAACTATCGATTATATTAATTACATACCCAGGCAAGATGGCGGTGTAAATGGTATTTTTGGTACCGGCGAAATCTGGTATAAAACCACTACACAAACTACCTTAACCAAACTGATGAATTTTGATACGGGCTTTAGTTCAGCGGCATATCAAATCAGTTTTCCTGCAGCATTAACCAATGTTACCCAAATTGTGGTGAAAGTACTTACGGGTAAAAATAATTTTGCCAGTTGTGCCGAAATGCAGTTCTTTCAGAAAAACACGGCAGGCAATTTGTACACCAACATTTTTGCCGACGATTTGCATACTACCTTAAAACCCGGCGTTAACCAAACCGATATTGATGCCATTGCTTCGCCATTTTTTAAATCTTTGGCCCAATGTATTTTTAACAACAGTTATAACAGGAAATACCGCGTGCAGAGCTACGATTTTTATCCAAATCCAGGCACTGTAGAAGGTATATTAAAAACAAACGGCTTAAACAGGGTTGAAAACCCAACCGGAATTGCTTTTAAGGCAAATACCAAGGCCATTGTTTTTGTTGGCGATACCTATGGCGTAAATCCACAATTAATTGTTAAAGATTTTGGGCTTGATTATAGCGCCACTACAGATAGCTATCCATTGAAAAAAGGGGTAAACATTGTTAACGTGCTACATGATGGACTAGCCTACATTGGTTATTTTAGCGATAACCCAAATCTGCAACCTATACAGATTAACATTACCACAGGTCAGGTAAACGGCTATTACAATCCTTTAACCGATACCAACGATCAATGGACACAGATGTTGCTTAACGGAGTATATTCGAAACTGGATATTAAAGGAACCTATGTTAATTTAAACCTCAACAAAAATATACTGCTCGGTAATTCAGCATCGAGCGGTAAAGCACTGGTTGTAGCTTACGATACCATTGTGCATAATGAGTACACCCTAAATGGCCTTACCAAATATAACCGGGTACCTAAAAATCACATGTTTTTTAGGTCGATAACTGGCGATGGAAATCCCAATGCAAGTGGCGACGGCGTAAATTATCCGATAGGCGTTGGCGGAAATGGTGCTAACCTGGCAAGCCCTACCGGGGTTTTTAAAGATCCATGGGGCATTGCACACGAGTTTGGCCATAATAACCAGGTTAGGCCGGGCGCTAAGTGGATTGGCATGACCGAGGTAACCAACAATGTGAATTCGGCATGGATACAATATCTCTATAGCACCAACTATTTAAATACAACAAGACTTGAAAAAGGTAACGACGTGCCTAAAGCAGGGGCTGCAAGTTTATATGGTGGCCGTTACGGATCGTTGTTTGATAATTGTCTGGTACAGAAAAAGCACATGGAAGCACAAGGTGACGTGTTTTTAAGATTGGTACCTTTATGGCAATTGGAAGTGTATTACCAGCTTGCCGGTGCCGGGAAAAACCTGCCTACCATGCAGCAACGCTTATCGGGTACGCCAGCTCCGGTTGGGCAACCAGATGTGGCATTTTGGTATGGAGATGTATTGGAGAAAATGCGAACAACCAGCCAAACCGGACTAAGCGAGGGCCAGTTATTACTCAATTTTGTAAGCGCCACCTGCGATGCCGTTCATGAAGACCTGACCGATTTTTTTGTTAAAAGCGGTTATTTGTTGCCTATTGACCTGGATATAGACGATTATTCTGTAAAGCGGTTAACCATTACACAGGCACAAATCGATGCATTAATTGCTGCTGTACAGGCTAAAGGATATCCGAAGCCAGTATCACCAGTTCTAAATTATATTTCGGCAAATACGATAAATACATTTAAAAACCGCACGCCATTGGCGACTACCGCGGCTACAACGGTTGGTGTAACGGTTAATGCCAATACATTAAAAATTGATAATACGAAATGGGCCAATGCAGTAGCCTTCGAAACCTATAATCAAAAAGTACTTACCGATGTGGCTATTTATGGTGCCGGAGAAGCAACTACAGCAAATGCAACCACAACGGTTCAATATGGTACAGGCTCTACAAGTGTTTATGCGATTGGATACGATGGTTCAAGAAAATTGGTTTATCCGGCGGTTGATGTTGCTAACCTGCTACCAACGGTATCAATTACTTCGCCGGTTAACGATGCAGTAGTTACAGTAGGTACCAATGTTGCCATTAACGCCAATGCTGCCGATACTGATGGTACAATTAGCAAAGTAGAGTTTTATCAGGGTAGTACTTTATTGGGCCAGTCAACCACTGCGCCATATAGCTTTACCTGGAATAATCCTGCTGCTGGAAATTACAACCTTACTGCCAAAGCAACCGATAATAACGGCGGAACAAAGGTATCAGACACAGTTAAGGTGATTATAAATACCTTGCCAACCGTAGCCATTAGTTCGCCAGCAAACAACGGGGTATTTTCGGCCGGTACAAATGTAACTATTGATGCCAATGCAACAGATACCGACGGAACAATTAGCAAAGTAGAATTTTATCAGGGCAGCACATTATTGGGTCAATCAACAACTGCGCCATATAGCTTTAACTGGAATAACCCTACTGCCGGAAATTACAATCTTACTGCCAAAGCAACCGATAATAACGGCGGAACAATTGTATCGGATACGGTTAAGGTGACTATAAATACCTTGCCAACCGTAGCCATTAGTTCGCCAGCAAACAATGGGGTATTTACGGCCGGTACGAATGTTACTATTGATGCCAATGCAGCTGATACCGACGGAACAATCAGTAAAGTAGAATTTTATCAGGGCAACACCTTATTGGGGCAATCAACCACTGCGTCATATAGCTTTATCTGGAATAACCCTGCTGCCGGAAATTACAACCTTACTGCCAAAGCAACCGATAATAACGGCGGAACAATTGTATCGGATACGGTTAAGGTGATTATTAATACCTTGCCAACGATAGCCATTAGTTCACCTGCAGGCAATGCAGCGTTTACGGCCGGTACGGGTGTTACTATTGATGCCAACGTAGCTGATGCCGACGGAACCATTAGCAAGGTAGAGTTTTACGAGGGTAGTACTTTGTTGGGGCAATCAACCACTGCGCCATATAGTTTTACCTGGAATAACCCGACACCGAGATACTACAACATCACGGCAAAGGCAACAGACAATAACGGCGGAACAGCTGTAGCAGATTCGGTTAGGATTAAGATCAATGCCGTACCAGTGGTAGCCATCACTTCGCCAGTAAGAAACTCGACATTTACAGGGGCTAACCTTATCATAAAAGCCAATGCTACCGATCCCGACGGAACCATTACTAAAGTAGAGTTTTACGAGGGTAGTACTTTATTGGGGCAATCAACCACTGCGCCTTATAACTTTATCTGGAATAATCCTGCTCCGAGATATTACAACATTACGGCAAAGGCAACAGACAATAACGGAGCAACAGCTGTAGCAGATACGATTAGGATTAAGGTAAATGCAGTACCAACGGTAGCCATCAGTTCGCCGGCAAGCAATGCGGTAATTACAGCAGGGTCTAACCTTATCATAAATGCTGATGCTACTGATAGCGATGGAACCATTAGCAAGGTAGAGTTTTACCAGGGTAGCACCTTATTGGGCAAGTCAATCACTGCGCCTTATAGCTTTAGCTGGAATAATCCTGTTGCCGGAAGCTACAACCTTACCGCAAAGGCAACAGATAATAACGGAGGTGCCACAGTATCAGGTATTGTTATGGTTACCATAAATACCTTGCCAACGGTAGCCATCAGTTCGCCTGCAAACAATACGGTATTTACAGCAGGGTCTAACCTTACCATAAATGCCAATGCTACCGATACCGACGGAACAATTAGCAAAGTAGAGTTTTATGAGGGGGCTAACTTATTGGGGCAGTCAACTACTGCGCCTTATAGCTTTAGCTGGAATAATCCTGCTTCAGGAAACTACAACCTTACTGCTAAAGTAACCGATAATAACGGGGGTACCACGGTATCAGGTATTGTTATGGTTACGATAAATACCTTGCCAACGGTAGCCATCAGTTCGCCTGCAAACAATGCGGTATTTACAGCAGGGTCTAACCTTACCATAAATGCCAATGCTACTGATACCGACGGAACAATTAGCAAAGTAGAATTCTATGAGGGGGCTAACTTACTGGGGCAGTCAACTACTGCACCTTATAGCTTTAGCTGGAATAATCCTGCTTCAGGAAACTACAACCTTACTGCTAAAGTAACCGATAATAACGGGGGTACCACAGTATCAGATATTGTTATGGTTACCATAAATACCTTGCCAACGGTAACCATCAGTTCGCCGGCAAACAATGCGGTATTTAACGCAGGAACAAACGTTGCTATTGGCGCCAATGCTGCTGATACTGACGGAACAATAGCCAAAGTAGAGTTTTATCAGGGCAGTACGCTTTTAGGTCAGTCAACTATTGCTCCTTATAGTTTCGTATGGAACAATCCTCCTGTTGGAACCTATGCACTTACGGCAAAGGCAACCGATAATAATGGAGGAACAACCTTATCAGTAGTTGTAAATGTTACGGTTAGTGCTGCTCCGACAGTGTCAATTACCGGTCCGTTAAACAACACTTCGTTTGCGGCAAATTCGAATATTACCGTTAATGCCAGTACTACCGGTACAATTGTTAAAGTAGAATTCTATCAGGGTTCAGTATTATTGGGCCAATCTACAACGGCACCCTATGCTGTGGTGTGGAATAATGTTTCACCAGGCATGTACACGCTTACGGCAAAAGCAACCGATAATTTAGGCAGGGTCGCCACATCTTCAACAGTTAATGTGAAGGTAAATGTAGCACAAGCTTTGGCCGTTAATCCGGTAGCCGATGCGTTTGTGCGCGATGGCATTTTTGCAAACGCCAATAGCGGGAACTCAAAAAATCTGGACGTGAGCAGTGATAACTGGTCGTTTTTAAGAGAATCTTATCTCCGTTTCGATTACAGTACATTTGCAGGGACAGCAGTAAACAGTGCAAAAATCAGGGTATATGCTTCGCGTGTGGATGCGAATGCATCGAGAATTGTATCGGTATTTGGCCTGTCAAATACAACATGGGGCGAAAACAACATTACCTGGAATAACAAGCCGACAGAAAGCGGTACATCGCTGGGTAGCTATACTGTTAACAATACAGCGCGTGCATGGTACGAACTGGATGTAACTGCGTATATCAATAGTCAGTTGGCTTTGGGTAAAAAAATTGTTTCTATTAAGCTGGTTAATCAAGGCGCAAAAGGATCGGGTAACCTGGTTACCTTTAATTCGCGCGAGGCTGCCAGCAATAAGCCAGAATTATTGTTGAATAAGGAAGCCAGTGCAGCGAGCATGGGTGAGTTTTCGCTAAGCGACGAGATCAGCAATACGATTGGTTCGTTGTTGGGATTAAAAATTACCGCCTGGCCAAATCCAAGTACAACCGGGTTTAAAGTGCAGGTAGAAAGTCCTAGTAACGAGGCATTGCAATATAGAGTGTACAATATTGCACAGCAATTGGTTAAAGAAGCTAAAATAGCAGCAACTGATCAGCTAACTTTTGGTTCAGAACTTCCTGCCGGTGTGTATCTAGTAGAGGTACGTCAGGGTACTGAAAGAAAGGTTGTAAAGGTGATTAAGTTATAG
- a CDS encoding L-rhamnose mutarotase: MNNRQCFALDLKEDPLLIAEYDFWHKSTNGWPEIRKSIIDNKILDMQIYRTGNRLFMIMETSSDFSIEEMNAQNAANPKVQEWEKLMWQFQQPLPWAKDGEKWVSMTQIFQL, encoded by the coding sequence ATGAACAACAGACAATGTTTTGCGCTCGATCTTAAAGAAGATCCATTGCTTATTGCCGAATACGATTTTTGGCATAAAAGCACAAACGGATGGCCAGAAATCCGAAAAAGTATCATCGATAATAAAATACTGGATATGCAGATTTACCGTACCGGCAACCGGTTATTTATGATAATGGAAACCAGCTCCGATTTCAGCATTGAAGAAATGAACGCACAAAATGCTGCAAACCCAAAAGTACAGGAATGGGAAAAGCTAATGTGGCAATTCCAACAGCCATTGCCATGGGCCAAAGATGGAGAAAAATGGGTATCAATGACACAAATCTTTCAACTTTAA